Proteins encoded together in one Yersinia mollaretii ATCC 43969 window:
- the rplP gene encoding 50S ribosomal protein L16, translating to MLQPKRTKFRKMHKGRNRGLAQGTDVSFGEFGLKACGRCRLTARQIEAARRAMTRAIKRQGKVWIRVFPDKPITEKPLEVRMGKGKGNVEYWVALIQPGKVLFEMAGVPEETAREAFKLAAAKLPVGTTFVTKTVM from the coding sequence ATGTTACAACCAAAGCGTACAAAATTCCGTAAGATGCACAAAGGCCGTAACCGTGGCCTTGCGCAAGGTACGGATGTTAGCTTCGGTGAGTTCGGCCTGAAAGCTTGTGGCCGTTGCCGCCTGACGGCTCGTCAAATCGAAGCAGCCCGTCGTGCGATGACACGTGCAATTAAGCGTCAAGGTAAGGTCTGGATCCGTGTATTCCCGGACAAACCGATCACCGAGAAGCCGCTCGAAGTGCGTATGGGTAAAGGTAAGGGTAACGTAGAGTATTGGGTTGCCTTGATCCAGCCAGGAAAAGTTTTATTTGAAATGGCTGGTGTGCCGGAAGAAACTGCTCGCGAAGCATTTAAGCTCGCTGCAGCGAAACTGCCTGTAGGAACCACCTTTGTAACTAAGACGGTGATGTAA
- the rpmC gene encoding 50S ribosomal protein L29 gives MKAQELREKSVEELNTELLNLLREQFNLRMQAASGQLQQTHLSKQVRRNIARVKTLLTEKAGA, from the coding sequence ATGAAAGCACAAGAGCTGCGTGAAAAAAGCGTTGAAGAGCTGAACACTGAGCTGCTCAACCTGCTGCGTGAGCAATTTAATTTGCGCATGCAGGCGGCTAGTGGCCAGCTGCAACAAACTCACCTGTCGAAACAAGTGCGTCGTAATATCGCACGTGTTAAGACTTTACTGACTGAAAAGGCGGGTGCGTAA
- the rpsQ gene encoding 30S ribosomal protein S17, with protein MTDQIRTLQGRVVSDKMEKSMVVAIERVVKHPIYGKFIRRTTKLHVHDENNECGIGDVVEIRECRPLSKTKSWTLVRVVEKAIL; from the coding sequence ATGACTGACCAAATCCGTACTCTGCAAGGTCGCGTAGTTAGTGACAAAATGGAGAAATCCATGGTTGTTGCTATCGAACGTGTGGTGAAGCACCCGATTTACGGGAAATTCATCCGTCGTACGACGAAATTGCATGTACATGACGAGAACAATGAATGTGGTATCGGTGACGTGGTAGAAATCCGCGAATGCCGTCCACTGTCAAAGACTAAGTCTTGGACGCTTGTTCGCGTTGTAGAGAAAGCGATTCTGTAA
- the rplN gene encoding 50S ribosomal protein L14, whose amino-acid sequence MIQEQTMLNVADNSGARRVMCIKVLGGSHRRYAGIGDIIKITIKEAIPRGKVKKGDVLKAVVVRTKKGVRRPDGSVIRFDGNACVILNNNSEQPIGTRIFGPVTRELRNEKFMKIISLAPEVL is encoded by the coding sequence ATGATCCAAGAACAGACTATGCTGAACGTGGCCGACAACTCCGGTGCACGTCGCGTAATGTGTATCAAGGTTCTAGGTGGCTCGCACCGTCGCTACGCAGGCATCGGCGACATCATCAAGATCACCATCAAGGAAGCAATTCCTCGTGGCAAGGTGAAGAAAGGCGATGTTCTGAAGGCGGTAGTGGTGCGCACCAAGAAGGGTGTACGTCGCCCGGACGGTTCTGTCATTCGCTTCGATGGTAACGCTTGTGTTATTTTAAATAATAACAGCGAGCAGCCAATCGGCACGCGTATTTTTGGGCCGGTAACTCGTGAACTGCGTAATGAGAAGTTCATGAAAATTATCTCTCTGGCACCAGAAGTACTCTAA
- the rplX gene encoding 50S ribosomal protein L24, translating to MAAKIRRDDEVIVLTGKDKGKRGKVKNVLSAGKVIVEGINLVKKHQKPVPALNQPGGIVEKEAAIQVSNLALFNATTGKADRVGFRFEDGKKVRFFKSNSETIK from the coding sequence ATGGCAGCGAAAATCCGTCGTGATGACGAAGTTATCGTGCTAACCGGGAAAGACAAAGGTAAGCGCGGTAAAGTAAAGAATGTCCTGTCTGCTGGTAAGGTCATTGTTGAAGGTATCAATCTGGTTAAAAAACATCAGAAGCCGGTTCCGGCCCTGAACCAACCAGGTGGCATTGTTGAAAAAGAAGCTGCAATTCAAGTTTCCAACCTTGCGCTGTTCAACGCGACAACCGGTAAGGCTGACCGTGTAGGCTTTAGATTTGAAGACGGCAAAAAAGTCCGTTTCTTTAAATCTAACAGCGAAACTATCAAGTAA
- the rplE gene encoding 50S ribosomal protein L5, which produces MAKLHDYYKDEVVKQLMSQFGYNSVMQVPRVEKITLNMGVGEAIADKKLLDNAAADLAAISGQKPFITKARKSVAGFKIRQGYPIGCKVTLRGERMWEFFERLITIAVPRIRDFRGLSAKSFDGRGNYSMGVREQIIFPEIDYDKVDRVRGLDITITTTAKSDDEGRALLAAFKFPFRK; this is translated from the coding sequence ATGGCGAAACTGCATGATTACTACAAAGACGAGGTGGTCAAACAACTGATGTCTCAGTTTGGCTACAACTCTGTCATGCAAGTCCCTCGGGTCGAGAAGATCACCCTGAACATGGGTGTTGGTGAAGCGATTGCTGACAAGAAACTGCTGGATAATGCAGCAGCTGACTTGGCAGCTATCTCCGGTCAAAAGCCGTTTATCACCAAAGCACGCAAATCTGTTGCAGGCTTCAAAATCCGTCAGGGCTATCCGATCGGCTGTAAAGTAACCCTGCGTGGCGAACGCATGTGGGAATTCTTTGAGCGTCTGATTACCATTGCTGTTCCGCGTATCCGTGACTTCCGTGGCTTGTCCGCTAAGTCATTCGATGGTCGTGGAAACTACAGCATGGGTGTGCGCGAGCAGATCATCTTCCCGGAAATCGACTACGATAAAGTCGATCGTGTACGTGGTTTGGATATTACCATTACCACTACTGCGAAATCCGATGATGAAGGCCGTGCATTGTTGGCTGCTTTTAAATTCCCATTCCGCAAGTAA
- the rpsN gene encoding 30S ribosomal protein S14, translating to MAKQSMKAREVVRVKLANKYRAQREELKAIISGVNSSDEDRWNAVLKLQSLPRDSSPSRQRNRCNQTGRPHGFLRKFGLSRIKVRETAMRGEIPGLKKASW from the coding sequence ATGGCTAAGCAATCAATGAAAGCACGCGAAGTCGTTCGCGTGAAACTAGCTAACAAATACCGCGCTCAACGCGAGGAATTAAAAGCTATTATCTCTGGTGTGAACTCATCCGACGAAGATCGTTGGAATGCTGTTCTGAAGCTGCAGTCTCTGCCGCGTGATTCCAGCCCGTCCCGTCAGCGTAACCGCTGCAACCAAACTGGTCGTCCGCATGGTTTCCTGCGGAAGTTCGGGTTGAGCCGTATTAAAGTCCGTGAAACCGCAATGCGCGGTGAAATCCCGGGCCTTAAAAAGGCTAGCTGGTAA
- the rpsH gene encoding 30S ribosomal protein S8, whose protein sequence is MSMQDPIADMLTRIRNGQAANKVAVTMPSSKLKVAIANVLKEEGFIEDFKIEGDTKPTLELALKYFQGKAVVESIQRISRPGLRIYKKKDELPKVMAGLGIAVISTSKGVMTDRAARQAGLGGEIICYVA, encoded by the coding sequence ATGAGCATGCAAGATCCGATCGCGGATATGCTGACCCGTATCCGTAACGGTCAAGCCGCAAATAAAGTTGCGGTCACCATGCCTTCCTCCAAGCTGAAAGTGGCAATTGCCAACGTTCTGAAGGAAGAAGGCTTTATTGAAGATTTTAAAATCGAAGGCGACACCAAGCCTACTCTGGAATTAGCACTTAAGTATTTCCAGGGCAAGGCAGTGGTAGAAAGCATTCAACGTATCAGCCGTCCAGGTTTGCGCATCTATAAGAAAAAAGATGAGCTGCCAAAAGTTATGGCCGGTTTGGGTATCGCTGTTATTTCTACCTCTAAAGGTGTTATGACCGATCGTGCAGCTCGCCAAGCTGGTCTTGGTGGCGAGATTATCTGCTACGTAGCTTAA
- the rplF gene encoding 50S ribosomal protein L6 produces MSRVAKAPVVIPAGVEVKLNGQVISIKGKNGELTRTVHSAVEVKQEDNTLTFAPREGAVDGWAQAGTTRALLNAMVVGVTEGFTKKLQLVGVGYRAAVKGNVVNLALGFSHPVDHELPAGITAECPTQTEIVLKGADKQVIGQVAADLRAYRRPEPYKGKGVRYADEVVRTKEAKKK; encoded by the coding sequence ATGTCTCGTGTTGCAAAAGCACCCGTCGTCATTCCTGCCGGCGTAGAGGTAAAACTCAACGGTCAGGTTATTTCGATAAAGGGTAAGAACGGCGAGCTGACTCGTACCGTCCATAGTGCTGTTGAAGTTAAGCAAGAAGATAATACATTGACTTTCGCTCCACGCGAAGGCGCTGTAGACGGTTGGGCCCAAGCGGGTACCACTCGTGCACTGCTTAACGCAATGGTCGTTGGTGTTACCGAAGGCTTCACTAAGAAGCTTCAACTGGTAGGCGTAGGCTACCGTGCCGCAGTTAAAGGCAACGTGGTGAATTTAGCCTTAGGCTTTTCTCATCCAGTTGACCATGAATTGCCGGCTGGCATCACTGCCGAGTGCCCGACCCAAACTGAAATCGTGCTGAAAGGCGCTGATAAGCAGGTGATTGGTCAGGTTGCAGCAGATTTGCGTGCCTACCGTCGTCCTGAGCCTTATAAAGGCAAGGGTGTCCGTTACGCCGACGAAGTCGTGCGTACCAAAGAGGCTAAGAAGAAGTAA
- the rplR gene encoding 50S ribosomal protein L18, whose amino-acid sequence MDKKAARIRRATRARRKLKELGATRLVVHRTPRHIYAQVIAPNGSEILVAASTVEKAINEQLKYAGNKDAAAAVGKAVAERALEKGITKVSFDRSGFQYHGRVQALADAAREAGLQF is encoded by the coding sequence ATGGATAAGAAAGCAGCTCGTATCCGTCGTGCGACCCGCGCACGCCGCAAGCTCAAAGAACTGGGTGCGACTCGCCTGGTGGTACATCGTACCCCACGCCATATTTACGCGCAGGTTATTGCACCAAACGGTTCTGAAATTTTGGTCGCCGCTTCTACTGTAGAAAAAGCTATCAATGAGCAATTGAAGTACGCCGGCAACAAAGATGCCGCCGCAGCTGTAGGTAAAGCTGTTGCAGAGCGCGCATTGGAAAAAGGGATCACGAAAGTATCCTTTGACCGTTCCGGTTTCCAATATCATGGTCGAGTCCAGGCACTGGCAGATGCTGCCCGTGAAGCTGGCCTTCAGTTCTAA
- the rpsE gene encoding 30S ribosomal protein S5, which yields MSHIEKQAGELQEKLIAVNRVSKTVKGGRIFSFTALTVVGDGNGRVGFGYGKAREVPAAIQKAMEKARRAMINVALDNGTLQHPVKGAHTGSRVFMQPASEGTGIIAGGAMRAVLEVAGVHNVLAKAYGSTNPINVVRATILALEDMKSPEMVAAKRGKSVEEILGK from the coding sequence ATGTCACACATCGAAAAACAAGCTGGCGAACTGCAGGAAAAGCTGATCGCGGTAAACCGCGTATCTAAAACCGTAAAAGGTGGCCGTATTTTCAGCTTTACCGCACTGACAGTAGTTGGTGATGGTAACGGTCGCGTTGGTTTTGGCTACGGCAAAGCACGCGAAGTTCCGGCAGCGATCCAGAAAGCGATGGAAAAAGCCCGTCGCGCTATGATTAATGTTGCTTTGGATAACGGTACTCTGCAGCACCCAGTTAAAGGTGCTCATACGGGTTCTCGTGTATTCATGCAACCAGCTTCTGAAGGTACCGGTATTATTGCCGGTGGTGCAATGCGCGCCGTCTTGGAAGTTGCAGGGGTTCATAACGTATTGGCCAAGGCATATGGTTCCACCAACCCAATCAACGTGGTTCGTGCAACTATTTTAGCTCTGGAAGATATGAAATCCCCAGAAATGGTCGCTGCTAAGCGTGGTAAGTCCGTCGAAGAAATTCTAGGGAAATAA
- the rpmD gene encoding 50S ribosomal protein L30, translated as MAKTIKVTQTKSSIGRLPKHKATLIGLGLRRIGHTVEREDTPAVRGMVNLVSYMVKVEE; from the coding sequence ATGGCAAAGACTATTAAAGTAACTCAAACAAAAAGCAGTATCGGTCGTTTGCCGAAACACAAGGCAACTCTGATCGGTTTAGGTCTGCGTCGTATTGGTCATACCGTAGAGCGTGAGGATACTCCCGCTGTACGTGGTATGGTCAACTTGGTTTCCTACATGGTTAAAGTTGAGGAGTAA
- the rplO gene encoding 50S ribosomal protein L15, whose protein sequence is MRLNTLSPAEGAKHAPKRVGRGIGSGLGKTAGRGHKGQNSRSGGGVRRGFEGGQMPLYRRLPKFGFTSRKAMITAEVRLSELALVEGDVIDLNTLKAANVVGTQIEFAKVMLSGEITRAVTLRGLRVTKGARAAIEAAGGKIEE, encoded by the coding sequence ATGCGTTTAAATACTCTGTCTCCGGCTGAAGGTGCCAAGCATGCGCCGAAGCGTGTAGGTCGTGGTATTGGTTCTGGCCTGGGTAAAACTGCTGGTCGTGGTCACAAAGGTCAGAACTCACGTTCTGGCGGTGGCGTACGTCGTGGTTTTGAAGGTGGTCAGATGCCTTTATATCGTCGTTTGCCGAAATTCGGCTTCACCTCTCGCAAAGCTATGATCACGGCAGAAGTTCGTCTGTCTGAACTGGCTTTAGTGGAAGGCGACGTAATCGACCTGAACACGCTGAAAGCCGCTAACGTTGTTGGTACCCAGATTGAGTTTGCGAAAGTTATGCTTTCAGGCGAAATCACTCGTGCGGTAACTCTTCGTGGTCTGCGTGTCACCAAAGGCGCTCGTGCTGCTATCGAAGCTGCTGGCGGTAAAATTGAGGAATAA
- the secY gene encoding preprotein translocase subunit SecY yields MAKQPGLDFQSAKGGLGELKRRLLFVIGALIVFRIGSFIPIPGIDATVLAKLLEQQRGTIIEMFNMFSGGALSRASIFALGIMPYISASIIIQLLTVVHPALAEIKKEGEAGRRKISQYTRYGTLVLAIFQSIGIATGLPNMPGMQGLVINPGFAFYFTAVVSLVTGTMFLMWLGEQITERGIGNGISIIIFAGIVAGLPPAIAHTIEQARQGDLHFLLLLLVAVLVFAVTFFVVFIERGQRRIVVNYAKRQQGRRVYAAQSTHLPLKVNMAGVIPAIFASSIILFPATIASWFGGGTGWNWLTTISMYLQPGQPLYVLLYASAIIFFCFFYTALVFNPRETADNLKKSGAFVPGIRPGEQTAKYIDKVMTRLTLIGAMYITFICLIPEFMRDAMKVPFYFGGTSLLIVVVVIMDFMAQVQTLMMSSQYESALKKANLKGYNR; encoded by the coding sequence ATGGCTAAGCAACCAGGATTAGATTTTCAAAGTGCTAAAGGCGGATTAGGCGAACTGAAGCGCAGACTTTTGTTTGTTATCGGTGCGCTTATTGTTTTCCGTATCGGCTCTTTTATTCCGATTCCTGGTATCGATGCCACTGTGCTTGCTAAATTGCTCGAGCAGCAGAGAGGGACCATCATTGAAATGTTTAACATGTTCTCTGGTGGTGCTCTCAGTCGTGCTTCTATCTTTGCCTTGGGTATCATGCCGTATATTTCGGCATCAATTATCATCCAACTGTTAACGGTGGTTCATCCAGCGTTGGCAGAAATAAAGAAAGAAGGGGAGGCTGGCCGTCGGAAGATTAGCCAGTACACCCGTTATGGCACGTTGGTATTGGCTATATTCCAATCGATCGGTATTGCTACCGGTCTACCGAATATGCCTGGGATGCAAGGTCTGGTAATCAATCCAGGCTTTGCCTTCTATTTTACCGCTGTTGTTAGCTTGGTCACTGGGACAATGTTCTTGATGTGGCTTGGCGAACAGATTACTGAGCGTGGTATCGGTAACGGTATTTCAATCATAATCTTTGCTGGTATTGTTGCCGGTCTACCGCCTGCAATAGCCCATACCATCGAGCAAGCTCGGCAAGGCGACCTGCACTTCCTCCTGTTGCTGTTGGTTGCAGTATTAGTGTTTGCAGTAACCTTCTTCGTTGTTTTCATTGAGCGTGGTCAGCGTCGTATCGTCGTCAACTATGCTAAACGTCAACAAGGTCGTCGTGTTTATGCAGCACAGAGCACACACTTACCGTTGAAAGTAAATATGGCCGGGGTTATCCCAGCAATCTTTGCTTCCAGCATAATTCTGTTTCCTGCCACGATTGCATCATGGTTTGGGGGCGGGACAGGTTGGAACTGGCTGACGACTATTTCGATGTATTTGCAGCCAGGACAGCCGCTTTATGTGTTACTCTATGCGTCTGCAATCATCTTCTTCTGTTTCTTCTACACGGCGCTAGTTTTCAACCCGCGTGAAACAGCAGATAACCTGAAGAAGTCCGGTGCATTCGTGCCAGGAATTCGTCCGGGAGAGCAAACGGCGAAGTACATCGATAAAGTAATGACGCGTCTAACCTTAATTGGTGCGATGTATATTACTTTCATCTGCCTGATCCCGGAGTTCATGCGTGACGCGATGAAAGTACCATTTTACTTTGGTGGTACCTCCCTACTTATTGTAGTGGTGGTCATCATGGACTTTATGGCTCAAGTGCAAACTCTGATGATGTCGAGTCAGTACGAGTCTGCATTGAAGAAAGCAAACCTAAAAGGCTATAACCGCTAA
- the rpmJ gene encoding 50S ribosomal protein L36, whose translation MKVRASVKKLCRNCKIVKRNGVVRVICSAEPKHKQRQG comes from the coding sequence ATGAAAGTTCGTGCTTCCGTCAAGAAATTATGTCGTAACTGCAAAATTGTTAAGCGTAACGGTGTCGTTCGCGTAATCTGCAGTGCCGAACCAAAGCATAAACAGCGTCAAGGCTGA
- the rpsM gene encoding 30S ribosomal protein S13, which yields MARIAGINIPDQKHTVIALTAIYGIGKTRSQAICVAAGIAENVKISELSEEQIEKLRDEVAKYVVEGDLRREVTLSIKRLMDLGTYRGLRHRRGLPVRGQRTKTNARTRKGPRKPIKK from the coding sequence GTGGCCCGTATAGCAGGCATTAACATTCCTGATCAGAAACATACCGTTATCGCTTTAACTGCGATTTACGGCATCGGTAAAACTCGCTCACAGGCTATCTGTGTTGCTGCGGGTATTGCTGAAAATGTTAAGATCAGTGAGCTGTCTGAAGAGCAAATCGAGAAGCTGCGTGACGAAGTTGCCAAGTACGTTGTAGAAGGTGATCTGCGTCGTGAGGTGACCCTGAGCATCAAGCGTCTGATGGACCTTGGGACTTATCGTGGTTTGCGTCATCGTCGTGGTCTACCAGTTCGCGGTCAGCGTACTAAGACCAACGCACGTACCCGTAAGGGTCCGCGTAAACCGATCAAGAAATAA
- the rpsK gene encoding 30S ribosomal protein S11, producing the protein MAKAPIRARKRVRKTVSDGVAHIHASFNNTIVTITDRQGNALGWATAGGSGFRGSRKSTPFAAQVAAERCADAVKEYGIKNLEVMVKGPGPGRESTIRALNAAGFRITNITDVTPIPHNGCRPPKKRRV; encoded by the coding sequence ATGGCAAAGGCACCTATTCGTGCACGTAAGCGTGTAAGAAAGACAGTCTCTGACGGTGTGGCTCATATCCATGCTTCTTTCAACAACACCATCGTTACTATTACAGATCGTCAAGGTAACGCATTGGGTTGGGCAACAGCAGGTGGTTCCGGTTTCCGTGGATCTCGTAAGTCTACTCCGTTTGCAGCGCAAGTTGCAGCAGAGCGCTGCGCTGACGCAGTGAAAGAATACGGTATCAAGAATCTGGAAGTTATGGTTAAAGGACCTGGTCCGGGCCGTGAGTCTACTATCCGTGCGTTAAACGCGGCTGGTTTCCGCATCACTAATATTACTGATGTGACTCCGATCCCTCATAACGGTTGTCGTCCGCCGAAAAAGCGCCGCGTATAA
- the rpsD gene encoding 30S ribosomal protein S4: protein MARYLGPKLKLSRREGTDLFLKSGVRAIDTKCKIEQPPGQHGARKPRLSDYGVQLREKQKVRRIYGVLERQFRNYYKEAARLKGNTGANLLQLLEGRLDNVVYRMGFGATRAESRQLVSHKAIMVNGRVVNIASYQVSPNDVVSIREKAKKQSRVKAALELAEQREKPTWLEVDAVKMEGVFKRIPERTDLSADINEHLIVELYSK, encoded by the coding sequence ATGGCAAGATATTTGGGGCCTAAGCTCAAGCTGAGCCGTCGTGAGGGCACAGACTTATTCCTTAAGTCTGGCGTTCGTGCGATTGACACCAAGTGTAAGATCGAACAACCACCTGGCCAGCACGGTGCGCGTAAACCGCGTCTGTCTGACTACGGTGTGCAGTTACGTGAAAAGCAAAAAGTTCGCCGTATCTATGGTGTTCTAGAACGTCAATTCCGTAACTACTATAAAGAAGCAGCACGCCTGAAAGGCAACACTGGTGCAAACCTGTTGCAATTGCTGGAAGGTCGTCTGGATAACGTAGTTTACCGTATGGGCTTTGGCGCAACTCGTGCTGAATCACGTCAGCTGGTTAGTCATAAAGCTATCATGGTAAATGGTCGCGTTGTTAACATCGCTTCTTATCAGGTATCTCCGAATGACGTAGTCAGCATCCGTGAGAAAGCTAAAAAGCAGTCTCGTGTTAAGGCAGCTTTGGAGCTGGCTGAGCAGCGTGAAAAGCCGACTTGGCTGGAAGTTGATGCTGTCAAGATGGAAGGTGTGTTCAAACGTATTCCTGAACGTACTGATCTGTCTGCGGACATTAATGAACACCTGATCGTCGAGCTTTACTCCAAGTAA
- a CDS encoding DNA-directed RNA polymerase subunit alpha gives MQGSVTEFLKPRLVDIEQVSSTHAKVTLEPLERGFGHTLGNALRRILLSSMPGCAVTEVEIDGVLHEYSTKEGVQEDILEILLNLKGLAVRVQGKDEVILTLNKSGIGPVTAADITHDGDVEIVKPQHVICHLTDENASISMRVKVQRGRGYVPASARIHSEEDERPIGRLLVDACYSPVERIAYNVEAARVEQRTDLDKLVIEMETNGTIDPEEAIRRAATILAEQLEAFVDLRDVRQPEVKEEKPEFDPILLRPVDDLELTVRSANCLKAEAIHYIGDLVQRTEVELLKTPNLGKKSLTEIKDVLASRGLSLGMRLENWPPASIADE, from the coding sequence ATGCAGGGTTCTGTGACAGAGTTTCTAAAACCGCGCCTGGTAGATATCGAGCAAGTCAGTTCGACGCACGCCAAGGTGACCCTTGAGCCGTTAGAGCGTGGCTTTGGCCATACTCTCGGCAACGCACTGCGCCGTATTCTGCTTTCATCTATGCCGGGTTGCGCGGTGACCGAGGTTGAGATTGATGGTGTACTGCATGAGTACAGCACCAAAGAAGGCGTACAGGAAGATATCCTGGAGATCCTGCTCAACCTGAAAGGGCTGGCGGTGAGAGTTCAGGGTAAAGATGAAGTTATTCTTACCCTGAATAAATCTGGCATTGGCCCTGTGACTGCAGCCGATATCACCCATGATGGTGATGTCGAAATCGTCAAGCCGCAGCACGTTATCTGCCACCTGACCGATGAAAACGCATCTATTAGTATGCGTGTCAAAGTTCAACGTGGTCGTGGTTATGTGCCGGCTTCTGCCCGAATTCATTCGGAAGAAGATGAGCGCCCGATTGGTCGTCTGTTAGTAGATGCATGCTATAGCCCTGTAGAGCGTATTGCCTACAATGTTGAAGCAGCGCGTGTAGAACAGCGTACCGACCTGGACAAGTTGGTTATCGAGATGGAAACCAATGGTACGATCGATCCTGAAGAGGCGATTCGCCGTGCGGCAACTATCTTGGCTGAACAGCTTGAAGCTTTCGTTGACCTACGTGATGTACGTCAGCCGGAAGTTAAAGAAGAGAAGCCAGAGTTTGATCCGATCCTGCTGCGCCCTGTTGACGATCTGGAATTGACTGTCCGCTCTGCTAACTGCCTCAAGGCAGAAGCTATCCACTACATCGGTGATCTGGTACAGCGTACCGAGGTTGAGTTGCTGAAAACGCCTAACCTGGGTAAAAAATCTCTTACTGAGATTAAAGACGTGCTCGCTTCACGTGGTCTTTCTTTAGGCATGCGCCTAGAAAATTGGCCACCAGCTAGCATTGCTGACGAGTAA
- the rplQ gene encoding 50S ribosomal protein L17: MRHRKSGRQLNRNSSHRQAMFRNMAGSLVRHEIIKTTLPKAKELRRVVEPLITLAKTDSVANRRLAFARTRDNEIVAKLFNELGPRFASRAGGYTRILKCGFRAGDNAPMAYIELVDRAASQAEVVAAE, translated from the coding sequence ATGCGCCATCGTAAGAGTGGTCGTCAACTGAACCGTAACAGCAGCCATCGCCAGGCTATGTTCCGTAACATGGCCGGCTCTTTGGTTCGTCATGAGATAATCAAGACGACCCTGCCGAAAGCGAAAGAGCTGCGTCGCGTTGTTGAGCCGCTGATTACTCTTGCCAAGACCGACAGCGTAGCTAATCGTCGTCTGGCATTCGCCCGTACTCGTGATAACGAGATCGTGGCAAAACTGTTTAACGAGCTAGGCCCGCGTTTCGCGAGCCGCGCCGGTGGTTACACTCGCATTCTGAAGTGTGGCTTCCGTGCAGGCGACAACGCACCGATGGCTTACATCGAGTTAGTTGATCGTGCTGCATCGCAAGCAGAAGTAGTTGCTGCAGAGTAA
- the zntR gene encoding Zn(2+)-responsive transcriptional regulator, whose translation MLKIGQLAKLADVTPDTIRYYEKQGMMQHGERTEGGYRLYNEQDLQRLRFIRYAKQLGFTLETIAELLSIRVDPAHHTCQESKAIVDSRLHDVESKITELKKMRESLKRLSSACCGSSHATTYCSILEALEQGAAEELV comes from the coding sequence ATGTTAAAAATTGGACAACTCGCTAAACTCGCCGACGTTACACCAGATACTATTCGCTACTATGAGAAGCAAGGTATGATGCAGCATGGTGAACGCACAGAAGGTGGTTATAGACTGTATAATGAACAAGATTTGCAGCGCTTGCGGTTTATCCGTTATGCAAAGCAGCTCGGGTTTACATTAGAAACTATCGCCGAATTGCTATCGATCCGTGTGGACCCTGCTCATCATACATGCCAAGAGTCTAAGGCAATTGTAGATTCGCGGTTACATGATGTGGAAAGCAAGATTACTGAGCTTAAAAAAATGCGTGAATCACTAAAACGACTCAGCAGTGCCTGTTGTGGTAGTTCACATGCGACGACTTATTGCTCTATTTTGGAAGCATTGGAGCAGGGGGCTGCTGAGGAATTAGTTTAA
- a CDS encoding alternative ribosome-rescue factor A: protein MTTYRHTKGKIKDNALEALLHDPLFRQRIEKNIKGKGSYQRKGKHSKGGNWEASGKQSIDSLPLAF, encoded by the coding sequence ATGACGACATATCGCCATACCAAGGGAAAAATAAAAGATAATGCACTAGAAGCGCTGCTCCATGATCCACTTTTCAGGCAACGTATTGAGAAGAATATCAAAGGGAAAGGGAGTTATCAGCGTAAAGGTAAACATTCAAAAGGTGGTAACTGGGAGGCCAGTGGTAAGCAATCAATAGATTCTTTACCACTGGCCTTCTGA